The following DNA comes from Amycolatopsis solani.
CCGACCTGCCGTTCGGGTCCTACCAGCTGTCGCCGCAGCAGGCGCTGGAGACGTCGGTGCGGTTCATGAAGGAGGGCCGCGCGCACGCCGTGAAGCTCGAAGGCGGGCGGCGGTTCGCCGCGCACGTCGAGGCGCTGACGTCGGCGGGCGTGCCGGTGATGGGCCACATCGGGTTCACCCCGCAGAGTGAACACAACCTCGGTGGCTACCGGGTGCAGGGGCGCGGCGAAGCAGCGGACGCGCTGCTCGCCGACGCGCTGGCCCTGCAGGAGGCCGGGGCGTTCGCGGTGGTGATGGAGATGGTGCCCGCCGAAGCCGCGAAGCGCGTCACGGCGGAGCTGAAGATCCCGACGGTCGGCATCGGCGCCGGCCCGGACTGCGACGCCCAGGTGCTCGTCTGGCAGGACATGGCCGGCCTGCGCCGCGGCAAGGCACCGCGGTTCGTCAAGCGCTACGCCGACGTGGCGACGGTGCTGCAGGACGCCGCGACGGCGTTCGCGGAAGACGTCCGCCGTGGCGAGTTCCCGGCGCCGGAACACGCTTTCCACGACTAACCCCGGTTCCGGAACCGCTCGGCCAGCGCCGGGTCGTGTTCCCACCACAACCCGGTCGCGGGCGCTGCGTCCAGCTGGACGTCGATCTGCTTCGCGCGCCGTTCGTCGTCGCGGGCCCACCGGACGAACAACGCGACGACGAACGGCAGGCCGGCGACGTCACCGCCGATCCACAGCACCCCCGCGCCGATGACCTGGTCGGTGCGGGGGTCCGGGCCGTGGCCGGGGTGCGCGGCCGCGTAGTGCGCGGGCGCCAGCAGCGGGCCGAGCCACAGGACCAAGCCGAGCGCGCCGTCGAAGACGACCTCGGTGAACGCGATCCAGACCGACACCAGGTGCGGGTCGCGCCGCGGGGTCGGGTCGAGGCCCAGGCGCGTCCAGAAGTACGTGAAGCCGGCGAGCACCAGCGCCAGCCGGACCAGGCCGTCGGCGACCGGCGACCGCAGCGTCAGGTCGTAGAGCGGGGTCAGGTACAGCACGAGCACCGGCACGACCAGCGTCAGCGTGACGACCGGCGGGAACGTCAGCGCCCGCGCCACCTTGCCGCGGCCGTGCCGGCGCAGCCACGGCGCCGGGACGGTGTCGAGCAGGAGCCGGATCGGGGCGCCCAGCGCCAGCAGCAGCGGGGTGACCATCAGCAGCGTGACCGTCTGGACCGCGCGGACCCAGAAGTACGTCGTGTCGTAGACCGCCAGCGGCGAGCACGTGACGACCAGGATCGTCGCCAGGCCGGCGAGGAACGCCGTCGTGCGGCCCGGCGGCAAGCTGCGGCCGCGGGCCGCGCGGACGTAGAGCGTGCCGAGGACGAGCACGCACAGGACCGCCGGGGCGTCGAACGTCAGCGGCACCTCAGACCGCGAAGAAGATCAGGCTGCCGATTCCGGCGACCACGCAGTAAATGGCGAACGGCGTCAGAGTGCGCGTTTCGAAGTATCCGGTGAGGAACCGGACAGAAATGTACGAAGCGATCCCGGCGATGACGCTGCCGACGAGCGCCGGGCCGAGTGACGCGTGGTTCTCCGGCGCGAACAGCGTCGGCATCTTGAGCACGCCCGCGGCCAGGATCACCGGCGTGGCGAGCAGGAACGCGAAGCGCGCCGCGTCTTCGTGCCCCAGGCCGCGGCGCAGGCCGGCGACCATCGTGATGCCCGAGCGGCTGATGCCGGGCAGCAGCGCGAAGATCTGCGCCGCGCCGATCAGCACCGCCTCGCCCACGCGCAGCTTCGCCAGCCGGACGTCGGTCCGCTCCTCGACGGTGACCGCGCGCATGACGAGCGTCTCCTCGCTCGAGAAGTCCACGGTGTCCGCTTCTTCGGCAGGTTTCGCGCGCGAGAACTTCTCGGCGGCGTAGAGGACACCGCCGTTGAGCGTGAGGAAGATGGCCGCGGGCACCGGTTTGCCGAGGAAGTCGCGCAGCAGCCCTTCGAACAGCAGGCCGGCCAGCCCGACCGGGATGGTGGCGAGCACGAGCAGCCACGCGAGCCGCTGGTCGGGCGTGCGGACCTCGCGGTGACGGATCGACGTCCACAGGCCGCCGATGATCCGGACCCAGTCCTTGCGAAAGAACAGCACGAGCGCGAGCGCGGTGGCGACGTGCATCGCGACGAGCACCGCGAGGTACGGCGAGTCCTTCCCGATGCTCAGGTCCTGCTGCCAGTGCCCGCCGAGCCAGGCGGGCAGCAGGATGCTGTGGCCGAGACTGGACACCGGAAACAATTCCGACACCCCTTGCAAGGCGCCGACGACAATCGCCTCGAAATAGGTCACCGCGGACATTCCGTGCCTTTCCGTCCCCTTTTTCCGTGCTACCGACACCGGAAAGTACCGGCCCATTCGTTAACGCGGGGCAAGGGGGACGGGTGCACTCAGCGTCCTCACAGCGGGCGTTCACATCCATGAACATCAGTCATGTTCTTGACTAGCGTTCGACTCGTGGCCTAGCGTTTAGCCCGTCGCCGCCACGACGCAACGGAACGAACCTCGACGAGGAGGACGGGAAATGCGTGTGCGGATCACCTGCCGTCGTGACCACTCCGACGACCACCCCGCGGTTCCCCGAAGCGGCTGACGCCCCCTGACCGGGAGCCCGCTCAGCCCGGCGGCGGGGGCGGGCTCCCACCTTTCTTGGCCGTCGTCCCGATCCCTGGCGGCGGGGTGTCGGGACGA
Coding sequences within:
- the panB gene encoding 3-methyl-2-oxobutanoate hydroxymethyltransferase codes for the protein MSAPANGPAEEAAPYGTGPGTKPASGRKVRVHHLRELKERGEPWPMLTAYDMYTAALFDEAGIPVLLVGDSAANNVFGYDTSLPVTVDELLPLVRAVTRSVKRALVVADLPFGSYQLSPQQALETSVRFMKEGRAHAVKLEGGRRFAAHVEALTSAGVPVMGHIGFTPQSEHNLGGYRVQGRGEAADALLADALALQEAGAFAVVMEMVPAEAAKRVTAELKIPTVGIGAGPDCDAQVLVWQDMAGLRRGKAPRFVKRYADVATVLQDAATAFAEDVRRGEFPAPEHAFHD
- a CDS encoding cytochrome c oxidase assembly protein, with the protein product MPLTFDAPAVLCVLVLGTLYVRAARGRSLPPGRTTAFLAGLATILVVTCSPLAVYDTTYFWVRAVQTVTLLMVTPLLLALGAPIRLLLDTVPAPWLRRHGRGKVARALTFPPVVTLTLVVPVLVLYLTPLYDLTLRSPVADGLVRLALVLAGFTYFWTRLGLDPTPRRDPHLVSVWIAFTEVVFDGALGLVLWLGPLLAPAHYAAAHPGHGPDPRTDQVIGAGVLWIGGDVAGLPFVVALFVRWARDDERRAKQIDVQLDAAPATGLWWEHDPALAERFRNRG
- a CDS encoding undecaprenyl-diphosphate phosphatase — encoded protein: MSAVTYFEAIVVGALQGVSELFPVSSLGHSILLPAWLGGHWQQDLSIGKDSPYLAVLVAMHVATALALVLFFRKDWVRIIGGLWTSIRHREVRTPDQRLAWLLVLATIPVGLAGLLFEGLLRDFLGKPVPAAIFLTLNGGVLYAAEKFSRAKPAEEADTVDFSSEETLVMRAVTVEERTDVRLAKLRVGEAVLIGAAQIFALLPGISRSGITMVAGLRRGLGHEDAARFAFLLATPVILAAGVLKMPTLFAPENHASLGPALVGSVIAGIASYISVRFLTGYFETRTLTPFAIYCVVAGIGSLIFFAV